The following proteins come from a genomic window of Pseudomonas putida:
- a CDS encoding autoinducer binding domain-containing protein, producing the protein MPHWNHEHLHRLVNESTPQKVFDLAVHLAQDLGMEFMGLKLRIQLAAQAPKLYLYSNYPLAWIERYQRDEFYKQDPAAALSHTSTEPVLWTDELYSEAPDFREQACKHGLRHGWTQSLHDLRHNETQVSVARPFGKIDIHELYDKAGQVQWLCHTLHDTICEHHLAKLSSPLKMSDRELEVLKWSAAGKTAADVACILSLSQSTVNFHIRSVITKTNASNKAGAVAIAMMRGLIDQ; encoded by the coding sequence ATGCCTCACTGGAATCACGAGCATTTACATCGTTTGGTCAACGAAAGCACTCCCCAGAAGGTGTTCGACCTCGCGGTACACCTGGCACAAGACCTTGGCATGGAGTTCATGGGGCTCAAGCTTCGCATTCAGCTTGCGGCCCAGGCACCCAAGCTCTACCTGTACAGTAACTATCCGCTTGCCTGGATCGAGCGTTATCAACGCGACGAGTTCTACAAGCAGGACCCGGCAGCAGCACTCAGTCACACGTCGACCGAGCCTGTACTGTGGACCGATGAGTTGTATAGCGAAGCCCCGGATTTTCGTGAGCAGGCCTGCAAACATGGCCTGCGCCACGGCTGGACTCAGTCGCTGCATGACCTCAGGCACAACGAGACTCAGGTCAGTGTGGCAAGGCCCTTTGGCAAGATCGACATCCATGAGCTGTACGACAAGGCCGGCCAAGTGCAATGGCTGTGCCATACGCTGCATGACACCATTTGTGAGCATCACCTGGCCAAGTTGAGTTCGCCGCTGAAGATGAGCGACCGCGAACTCGAGGTGCTGAAATGGTCGGCCGCCGGCAAGACCGCCGCCGACGTTGCCTGCATTCTGTCCCTGTCGCAAAGCACGGTGAACTTCCATATCCGCAGCGTAATCACCAAGACCAACGCCTCCAACAAGGCCGGCGCCGTTGCCATTGCCATGATGCGTGGCCTGATCGATCAATAG
- a CDS encoding ferredoxin--NADP reductase — MTASAEKFTRQTLLDVQPLTPGLFSLRVTRDPGFRFRAGQFARLGVTKADGSVVWRAYSMVSAPHDEYLDFFSIVVPGGEFTSELSRLGEGDSLLIDRQAFGYLTLDRFVGGRDLWLLATGTGIAPFMSILQDFEAWERFDSIKLVYSVREAKELAYVDDIAGLEQRDYLAEFAGKLQFIPVVTREQYPGALNARITTLIENGELEKAAGLELSPEHSRIMLCGNPQMIDETRKVLKARDLQLSLSKRPGQVAVENYW; from the coding sequence ATGACCGCTAGTGCCGAAAAGTTCACCCGCCAGACCCTGCTGGACGTCCAGCCACTGACGCCTGGCCTGTTCAGCCTGCGGGTGACTCGCGATCCGGGGTTTCGCTTCCGGGCCGGGCAATTCGCTCGGCTTGGCGTGACCAAAGCCGATGGCAGTGTGGTCTGGCGTGCCTATTCGATGGTGAGCGCGCCGCATGACGAGTATCTCGACTTCTTCTCTATCGTGGTCCCGGGCGGCGAGTTCACCAGCGAGCTCAGCCGTCTTGGCGAGGGCGATTCACTGCTGATCGACCGCCAGGCATTTGGCTACCTGACCCTTGATCGCTTCGTCGGTGGCCGTGACCTGTGGCTGTTGGCGACCGGTACCGGCATTGCGCCGTTCATGTCGATCCTGCAGGACTTCGAGGCCTGGGAGCGTTTTGACAGCATCAAGCTGGTGTACTCGGTACGCGAGGCCAAGGAACTGGCCTATGTGGATGACATTGCCGGGCTTGAACAGCGTGATTACCTGGCGGAATTTGCAGGCAAGCTGCAATTCATCCCGGTGGTTACCCGTGAGCAGTATCCGGGTGCGCTGAATGCACGCATCACTACACTGATCGAGAATGGCGAGCTGGAAAAGGCGGCGGGGCTGGAACTGTCACCCGAGCACTCACGGATCATGCTTTGCGGTAATCCGCAGATGATCGATGAGACCCGCAAGGTGCTCAAGGCGCGTGACCTGCAACTGAGCCTGAGCAAGCGGCCGGGACAGGTGGCGGTGGAGAACTACTGGTAG
- the mscL gene encoding large-conductance mechanosensitive channel protein MscL, which yields MGMISEFKAFAVKGNVVDMAVGIIIGAAFGKIVSSFVGDIIMPPLGILIGGVDFSDLAITLKAAEGDIPAVVLAYGKFIQTVIDFVIVAFAIFMGVKAINRLKREEAVAPSAPPTPTPQETLLTEIRDLLKSQNQNRLP from the coding sequence ATGGGAATGATCAGTGAGTTCAAGGCCTTCGCGGTCAAGGGCAATGTCGTCGACATGGCGGTCGGTATCATTATCGGCGCTGCATTCGGCAAGATAGTCTCCTCATTCGTCGGCGATATCATCATGCCGCCACTGGGAATATTGATCGGAGGCGTGGACTTCAGTGACCTGGCCATTACCTTGAAGGCGGCTGAAGGCGATATACCGGCCGTGGTGCTGGCCTACGGCAAGTTCATCCAGACCGTGATCGACTTCGTGATCGTGGCATTCGCCATCTTCATGGGTGTCAAGGCGATCAACCGCCTGAAACGCGAAGAGGCCGTGGCGCCAAGCGCACCGCCGACCCCTACCCCTCAGGAAACGCTGCTGACCGAGATTCGTGACTTGCTCAAGTCGCAGAACCAGAATCGCCTGCCTTGA
- the radA gene encoding DNA repair protein RadA, whose protein sequence is MAKAKRLYGCTECGATFPKWAGQCGECGAWNTLVETMIESGGAAAPSGRAGWTGQQAQIKTLAEVSVEEIPRFTTSSTELDRVLGGGLVDGSVVLIGGDPGIGKSTILLQTLCNIAVGMPALYVTGEESQQQVAMRSRRLGLPQDQLKVMTETCIETIIATARQEKPRVMVIDSIQTIFTEQLQSAPGGVAQVRESAALLVRYAKQSGTAIFLVGHVTKEGSLAGPRVLEHMVDTVLYFEGESDGRLRLLRAVKNRFGAVNELGVFGMTDRGLKEVSNPSAIFLNRAQEEVPGSVVMATWEGTRPMLVEVQALVDDSHLANPRRVTLGLDQNRLAMLLAVLHRHGGIPTHDQDVFLNVVGGVKVLETASDLALLAAVMSSLRNRPLAHGLLVFGEIGLSGEVRPVPSGQERLKEAAKHGFKRAIVPKGNAPKESPAGLQVIAVTRLEQALDALFE, encoded by the coding sequence ATGGCCAAGGCCAAGCGCTTGTATGGCTGCACTGAGTGTGGCGCGACCTTTCCCAAATGGGCCGGCCAGTGTGGCGAATGCGGTGCCTGGAACACCCTGGTCGAAACCATGATCGAGAGCGGCGGCGCAGCGGCACCCAGCGGTCGCGCCGGCTGGACCGGGCAACAGGCGCAGATCAAGACCCTGGCCGAAGTCAGCGTCGAGGAAATTCCGCGGTTCACCACCAGCAGCACCGAACTCGATCGCGTGCTGGGCGGCGGCCTGGTCGACGGCTCGGTGGTGTTGATCGGTGGTGATCCGGGCATCGGCAAATCGACCATTCTGCTGCAGACCTTGTGCAACATTGCTGTGGGCATGCCGGCGCTGTATGTCACCGGCGAGGAGTCGCAGCAGCAGGTGGCCATGCGTTCACGCCGCCTGGGGCTGCCCCAGGACCAGCTCAAAGTGATGACCGAGACCTGTATTGAAACGATCATCGCTACGGCGCGTCAGGAAAAGCCCCGGGTCATGGTCATCGATTCGATCCAGACGATCTTCACCGAGCAATTGCAATCAGCGCCTGGCGGTGTTGCTCAGGTGCGCGAAAGTGCGGCATTGCTGGTGCGCTACGCCAAGCAGAGCGGCACGGCGATCTTCCTTGTCGGCCATGTCACCAAGGAAGGCTCGCTGGCGGGCCCGCGGGTGCTGGAACACATGGTCGACACCGTGTTGTATTTCGAGGGTGAGTCCGATGGCCGCTTGCGCTTGTTGCGCGCGGTGAAGAACCGCTTTGGTGCGGTCAATGAATTGGGTGTCTTCGGTATGACCGACCGTGGGCTCAAAGAGGTTTCCAACCCTTCGGCGATCTTCCTCAACCGGGCTCAGGAAGAAGTACCGGGCAGCGTGGTCATGGCCACGTGGGAAGGTACCCGGCCGATGCTGGTAGAGGTACAAGCGCTGGTCGATGACAGCCACCTGGCCAACCCGCGACGTGTCACCCTGGGCCTGGACCAGAACCGTTTGGCCATGTTGCTGGCGGTGCTGCACCGCCATGGTGGTATTCCCACCCATGACCAGGACGTGTTTCTCAATGTCGTCGGTGGGGTGAAGGTCCTTGAAACCGCGTCGGATCTGGCCTTGTTGGCTGCGGTGATGTCCAGCCTGCGCAACCGGCCGTTGGCCCATGGGCTGCTGGTATTTGGCGAGATTGGTTTGTCGGGCGAGGTACGGCCGGTTCCCAGTGGGCAGGAGCGCCTGAAAGAAGCGGCGAAACATGGCTTCAAGCGGGCCATCGTGCCCAAGGGCAACGCACCGAAGGAATCACCGGCGGGGCTGCAGGTGATCGCAGTAACCCGGCTGGAGCAAGCTCTGGACGCCTTGTTCGAATAA
- a CDS encoding nucleobase:cation symporter-2 family protein produces the protein MTTSPSTSPAKRPEDENLGLGANLAYGLQHVLTMYGGIVAVPLILGQAAGLNGAEIGMLIAASLFAGGLATLLQTLGLPFFGCQLPLVQGVSFAGVATMGAILSSQDGGGLPGVLGAVMAASLIGFLITPVFSRITKFFPPLVTGIVITTIGLTLMPVAARWVMGGNSASPEFGSMANIGLAALTFAIVLLLSKLGSATISRLSILLAMVFGTLIAWALGMTDFSKVAEGPMFAFPTPFHFGMPTFHIAAILSMCIVIMVTLVETSADILAVGEIIDTKVDSKRLGNGLRADMASSILAPVFGSFTQSAFAQNVGLVAVTGVKSRYVVATGGVILVVLGLLPVMGRVIAAVPTPVLGGAGIVLFGTVAASGIRTLSKVNYKNNVNLIIVAASLGFGMIPIAAPNFYHHFPNWFETIFHSGISSAAIMAIVLNLIFNHFTAGNSDQQSVFAAGYERTIQYSDISALRDGDYFKEGKLFDAEGNEVPVLELDEHGNTAPRRTPVAEH, from the coding sequence ATGACTACGTCCCCTAGCACGTCTCCCGCCAAGCGCCCCGAGGACGAAAACCTCGGCCTTGGAGCCAACTTGGCCTATGGCCTTCAGCATGTGCTGACCATGTACGGAGGGATCGTCGCAGTACCCCTGATCCTGGGGCAGGCTGCGGGCCTTAACGGCGCCGAGATCGGCATGCTGATCGCGGCCTCGCTGTTTGCCGGTGGCCTGGCTACGCTACTGCAAACGCTCGGCCTGCCCTTCTTCGGATGCCAGCTGCCGTTGGTGCAGGGCGTGTCGTTCGCAGGCGTGGCAACCATGGGGGCAATTCTCAGCAGCCAGGACGGTGGTGGCTTGCCAGGCGTGCTGGGCGCAGTCATGGCAGCATCGCTGATCGGCTTTCTGATCACCCCGGTGTTCTCGCGCATCACCAAGTTCTTCCCGCCACTGGTCACCGGTATCGTCATCACGACCATCGGCCTGACCTTGATGCCGGTGGCAGCACGCTGGGTGATGGGCGGCAACAGTGCTTCGCCGGAATTCGGCAGCATGGCCAACATCGGCCTGGCAGCGCTGACGTTCGCCATCGTGCTGCTGCTGAGCAAACTGGGCAGCGCGACCATTTCGCGCCTTTCGATCCTGCTGGCCATGGTTTTCGGTACCCTGATTGCCTGGGCGCTGGGCATGACCGACTTCAGCAAAGTCGCCGAAGGCCCGATGTTCGCCTTCCCCACCCCTTTCCACTTCGGCATGCCGACCTTCCACATCGCGGCGATCCTGTCGATGTGCATCGTGATCATGGTGACCCTGGTGGAAACTTCGGCCGACATCCTGGCCGTAGGTGAGATCATCGACACCAAGGTCGATTCCAAGCGCCTGGGCAATGGCCTGCGCGCCGACATGGCCTCGAGCATCCTGGCGCCGGTCTTCGGCTCCTTCACCCAGAGCGCCTTTGCACAGAACGTAGGCCTGGTGGCCGTGACCGGGGTCAAGAGCCGCTACGTGGTGGCCACCGGTGGTGTGATCCTGGTGGTGCTGGGCCTGCTGCCGGTGATGGGCCGTGTGATTGCAGCAGTGCCGACCCCGGTACTGGGCGGCGCAGGCATCGTGCTGTTCGGCACTGTGGCTGCCAGCGGTATCCGCACCCTGTCCAAGGTCAACTACAAGAACAACGTCAACCTGATCATCGTCGCCGCCTCGCTGGGCTTTGGCATGATTCCGATTGCCGCGCCGAACTTCTACCACCACTTCCCGAACTGGTTCGAGACCATCTTCCACTCCGGCATCAGCTCGGCAGCGATCATGGCCATCGTGTTGAACCTGATCTTCAACCATTTCACGGCAGGCAATTCGGACCAGCAGTCAGTGTTCGCCGCGGGCTACGAGCGCACCATCCAGTACTCGGACATCTCTGCACTGCGCGATGGCGATTACTTCAAGGAAGGCAAGCTGTTCGACGCCGAGGGCAATGAGGTGCCGGTCCTGGAGCTGGACGAGCATGGCAATACGGCGCCCAGGCGAACGCCGGTAGCCGAGCACTGA
- a CDS encoding PilZ domain-containing protein, with protein sequence MTTPSDDRRRFQRIDFDAPTELRQGDRRWPVKLLDLSLKGLLIERPEPWNADLTQDFDAIIQLDPHTRVQMQVELRHEEAKRLGFICLYIDIDSMSHLHRLVELNVADSTEMMRELRQLIE encoded by the coding sequence ATGACCACTCCTTCCGACGATCGCCGGCGCTTCCAGCGCATTGATTTCGACGCCCCTACCGAACTGCGCCAGGGCGATCGCCGCTGGCCGGTCAAACTGCTTGATCTGTCACTCAAGGGCCTGTTAATCGAGCGCCCTGAACCGTGGAACGCCGACCTCACCCAGGATTTCGATGCGATCATCCAACTGGACCCCCATACACGTGTGCAGATGCAGGTGGAACTGCGCCATGAAGAGGCGAAGCGGCTGGGGTTCATTTGCCTCTACATCGACATCGACTCGATGAGCCATTTGCACCGTCTTGTGGAGTTGAACGTGGCCGACAGCACCGAAATGATGCGCGAGCTGCGGCAACTGATCGAATAA
- a CDS encoding lytic polysaccharide monooxygenase auxiliary activity family 9 protein, with protein MTTEKAGTTQPSAPIAPTHGSIASPKSRATFAEERGLIEGNLHNGIESGKFFPETTGGLTDPFAKDDVRNIAPPADGKIASGGQPRAAYLDKTDVDWDKHDVASDASLDFVWRFSARHKYRRFNYFITKADWKAGEPLTRAQFEPQPFATFLNERQPYWGFTDEEMWPAEPTTHTLKLPERQGYHVLLGVWEIAETDKAFYQVVDLNFVAK; from the coding sequence ATGACCACGGAAAAGGCCGGCACCACTCAACCCTCAGCCCCCATCGCCCCCACCCATGGTTCGATTGCGAGCCCAAAGTCCCGCGCCACCTTCGCTGAAGAAAGAGGCCTTATTGAAGGGAATCTTCACAACGGGATCGAAAGCGGCAAGTTCTTTCCGGAGACGACCGGTGGCCTGACCGACCCCTTCGCCAAGGACGACGTAAGAAATATCGCACCGCCGGCCGATGGCAAGATTGCCAGCGGCGGGCAGCCCCGCGCGGCCTACCTGGATAAAACGGATGTCGATTGGGACAAGCATGATGTTGCCAGCGACGCATCCCTTGATTTTGTCTGGAGGTTCAGTGCGCGCCACAAATATCGCCGTTTCAACTACTTCATCACCAAAGCCGACTGGAAGGCCGGGGAGCCGCTGACCCGTGCCCAGTTCGAACCGCAGCCGTTCGCCACATTCCTCAATGAACGCCAGCCTTACTGGGGCTTCACCGACGAGGAAATGTGGCCGGCGGAACCCACCACGCATACCCTGAAGCTACCTGAGCGCCAGGGCTATCACGTACTGTTGGGCGTATGGGAAATTGCCGAGACCGACAAGGCCTTCTATCAGGTAGTCGATCTCAATTTCGTTGCCAAGTAA
- a CDS encoding carbon starvation CstA family protein codes for MNNNNSLLRHIPWLALAVIGACALGVVALRRGEAINALWIVVASVAIYLVAYRYYSLFIATKVMQLDPRRATPAVLNNDGLDYVPTNKHILFGHHFAAIAGAGPLVGPVLAAQMGYLPGTLWLIAGVVLAGAVQDFMVLFLSTRRNGRSLGDMVREEMGRIPGTIALFGCFLIMIIILAVLALIVVKALAESPWGMFTVMATIPIAMFMGIYMRYIRPGRIGEISIVGVVLLLASIWLGGQIAADPVWGPAFTFTGVQITWMLVGYGFVAAVLPVWLVLAPRDYLSTFLKIGTIVGLAIGILIIAPELKMPALTQFTDGTGPVWKGTLFPFLFITIACGAVSGFHALISSGTTPKLLDNETNARYIGYGGMLMESFVAIMAMVAASVIEPGVYFAMNSPPAVVGADVVSVAQTVSSWGFLITPEQLEAVARDIGEHTILARAGGAPTLAVGIAQILHQVLPGENTMAFWYHFAILFEALFILTAVDAGTRAGRFMLQDLLGSFVPALKRTESWTANLIGTAGCVALWGYLLYQGVIDPLGGINTLWPLFGISNQMLAGIALMLGTVVLIKMKRQRYMWVTLLPAVWLLICTTTAGLIKLFDPNPAVGFLALAEKYSTALDAGQVLAPAKDIGQMQHVIYNAYTNAGLTVLFLIVVFSVLFFAVKVGYAALGRKERTDKETPFQALPDA; via the coding sequence ATGAACAACAATAACAGCCTGCTACGCCACATCCCGTGGCTGGCGCTGGCGGTCATAGGGGCTTGTGCGCTGGGTGTGGTCGCCCTGCGTCGAGGCGAGGCGATCAATGCCTTGTGGATCGTGGTCGCGTCGGTGGCCATCTACCTGGTCGCCTACCGTTACTACAGCCTGTTCATCGCCACCAAGGTGATGCAACTCGACCCACGCCGAGCCACCCCTGCGGTGCTCAACAACGACGGCCTGGACTACGTCCCGACCAACAAACACATTCTTTTCGGTCACCACTTTGCCGCCATCGCTGGCGCCGGCCCCCTGGTCGGTCCCGTGCTTGCGGCGCAAATGGGCTACCTGCCTGGCACGCTCTGGCTGATCGCCGGCGTGGTGCTGGCCGGTGCGGTCCAGGACTTCATGGTCCTGTTCCTGTCCACCCGCCGCAACGGCCGCTCGCTGGGCGACATGGTGCGCGAGGAGATGGGGCGCATCCCTGGCACCATCGCCCTGTTCGGCTGCTTCCTGATCATGATCATCATCCTGGCGGTGCTGGCGCTGATCGTGGTCAAGGCCCTGGCTGAAAGCCCATGGGGCATGTTCACGGTGATGGCGACCATCCCGATCGCGATGTTCATGGGCATCTACATGCGCTACATCCGCCCGGGCCGTATCGGCGAGATTTCGATCGTCGGCGTGGTACTGCTGCTGGCGTCGATCTGGCTGGGGGGCCAGATTGCCGCAGATCCGGTCTGGGGCCCGGCGTTCACCTTCACCGGTGTGCAGATCACCTGGATGCTGGTGGGTTACGGCTTCGTCGCTGCGGTGCTGCCGGTGTGGCTGGTACTGGCGCCGCGTGACTACCTGTCGACCTTCCTCAAGATCGGCACCATCGTCGGCCTTGCCATCGGTATCCTGATCATCGCGCCAGAGCTGAAAATGCCTGCGCTGACCCAGTTCACCGACGGTACAGGCCCGGTGTGGAAGGGCACACTGTTCCCGTTCCTGTTCATCACCATCGCCTGTGGTGCGGTGTCCGGCTTCCACGCGCTGATTTCCTCTGGGACCACGCCGAAGCTGCTGGACAACGAAACCAACGCCCGCTACATCGGCTACGGCGGCATGCTGATGGAATCGTTCGTCGCCATCATGGCCATGGTAGCCGCCTCGGTCATCGAGCCAGGCGTTTATTTCGCCATGAACAGCCCGCCCGCGGTGGTCGGTGCCGACGTGGTGTCGGTGGCCCAGACGGTCAGCAGCTGGGGCTTCCTGATCACCCCCGAGCAGCTTGAGGCCGTAGCCCGGGACATCGGCGAGCACACCATCCTGGCCCGTGCCGGTGGTGCACCGACGCTGGCGGTGGGTATTGCGCAGATCCTGCACCAGGTGCTGCCGGGTGAAAACACCATGGCCTTCTGGTACCACTTCGCGATCCTGTTCGAAGCACTGTTCATCCTGACTGCGGTGGACGCCGGTACCCGTGCCGGCCGCTTCATGCTGCAAGACCTACTTGGCAGCTTCGTGCCGGCGCTCAAACGTACCGAGTCGTGGACGGCCAACCTGATCGGCACTGCCGGCTGCGTGGCGCTTTGGGGTTACCTGCTGTATCAGGGCGTGATCGATCCGCTGGGTGGCATCAACACCCTGTGGCCGCTGTTCGGCATCTCCAACCAGATGTTGGCCGGTATCGCCCTGATGCTCGGCACGGTGGTATTGATCAAGATGAAGCGCCAGCGCTACATGTGGGTCACCTTGCTGCCAGCAGTGTGGCTGCTGATTTGCACAACCACTGCAGGCCTGATCAAACTGTTCGACCCGAACCCTGCGGTTGGCTTCCTGGCCCTGGCCGAGAAGTACAGCACTGCGCTGGACGCCGGCCAGGTGCTTGCCCCGGCCAAGGACATCGGGCAGATGCAGCATGTGATCTACAACGCCTACACCAACGCCGGGCTCACCGTGTTGTTCCTGATTGTGGTGTTTAGCGTGTTGTTCTTTGCCGTCAAGGTCGGCTACGCCGCCCTCGGCCGCAAGGAACGTACCGACAAGGAAACCCCGTTCCAGGCACTGCCTGACGCTTGA
- a CDS encoding YbdD/YjiX family protein: MFNDLGRLGKYLGQAARLMVGMPDYDNYVEHMQTKHPDKPVMSYEAFFRERQEARYGGKSGPKCC; encoded by the coding sequence ATGTTCAACGACCTGGGTCGACTGGGTAAATACCTGGGGCAGGCAGCCCGCCTGATGGTCGGCATGCCCGACTACGACAACTATGTCGAGCACATGCAGACCAAGCACCCGGACAAGCCGGTGATGAGCTACGAGGCGTTCTTCCGGGAACGCCAGGAAGCCCGCTACGGTGGCAAGTCCGGCCCTAAGTGCTGCTGA
- the yjiA gene encoding GTPase, with product MQTPIPVTVLTGFLGAGKTTLLKHMLKAEHGLKIAVIENEFSEAGIDSQLLGDEPVQVMTLANGCVCCSIHGDLTRALFLLLERLDAGEIAFDRLVIECTGLADPAPVAQTFFVEEELRDRYILDGIITLVDAAHAELHLAQTIAQAQVGFADRLLLSKTDLVEPTAVDALRERLARINGRAALRVVEHGRIDLAELLDVRGFNLNPDLGANLKPTLRPVYKPATPDRISTLVLRTEVPLDIDRLSDFMNDLLETHGKQLLRYKGVLNIAGEDRRLVFQGVLKLYGFDWDAEWAEGETRESVMVFIADELPEAKIRAGFEALAAS from the coding sequence GTGCAGACGCCAATTCCCGTAACCGTGCTCACCGGTTTTCTCGGTGCTGGCAAGACCACTTTGCTCAAGCACATGCTAAAAGCCGAGCACGGCCTTAAAATCGCCGTGATCGAGAACGAGTTCAGCGAGGCAGGCATCGACAGCCAGCTGTTGGGTGACGAGCCGGTGCAGGTCATGACCCTGGCCAACGGCTGTGTATGCTGCAGCATTCATGGCGACCTGACCCGCGCCTTGTTCCTGCTGCTCGAGCGCCTGGACGCCGGGGAGATCGCTTTCGATCGCCTGGTGATCGAATGCACTGGCCTGGCCGACCCCGCGCCGGTGGCGCAGACCTTCTTCGTTGAAGAGGAACTGCGTGACCGCTATATCCTCGATGGCATCATTACCCTGGTCGATGCGGCCCATGCCGAACTGCATCTTGCCCAGACCATCGCCCAGGCCCAGGTGGGCTTTGCCGACCGCCTGTTGCTGAGCAAGACCGACCTGGTCGAGCCGACGGCGGTGGACGCCCTGCGCGAGCGCCTGGCGCGCATCAATGGCCGTGCGGCGCTGCGCGTGGTCGAGCACGGGCGTATCGACCTGGCCGAACTGCTCGACGTGCGCGGGTTCAACCTCAACCCTGACCTGGGCGCCAACCTCAAGCCAACCCTGCGCCCAGTGTACAAACCCGCCACCCCTGATCGTATCTCGACCCTGGTGCTGCGTACCGAGGTCCCTCTGGACATCGACCGCCTCAGCGACTTCATGAACGACTTGCTCGAGACTCACGGCAAGCAATTGCTGCGCTATAAAGGTGTGCTCAACATTGCCGGAGAAGACCGTCGCCTTGTGTTCCAGGGCGTGCTCAAACTCTATGGTTTCGATTGGGACGCCGAGTGGGCCGAAGGCGAAACGCGCGAAAGCGTGATGGTGTTCATTGCCGATGAACTGCCTGAGGCGAAGATTCGGGCGGGTTTCGAAGCGTTGGCTGCGAGCTGA
- a CDS encoding methylenetetrahydrofolate reductase C-terminal domain-containing protein, with translation MSLLKSALREKTFVCVMEFVPKPSAERFAAMEAIMARGHLCGWPMTVAIGDRVGSPLDLSPLDALPSFSKPVPALPHFSGKDREQHDLLAQLKRMDAAGLDQLLLLTGDRLPGHQPGERPVRYLESVAALQIARKACPHWLLGAALNPFKYREEEGGAQYFKAEKKLAAGADFLTLQLGFDASKHQEAMQWMGRQAEPKPLLACLMSLSHGRAAMLEHVAGVTVSPSMRNMLEAEAAVSKAYAQARGLDRLALQIIGVKLMGYAGVHLSGVHELKQLLALEARIEDWQARVHSQEQWATAWAGSWQMPGLPAVTFHPPQADWRQGQSRVSATAREKLRYHLLHGFHALLFSHNNWLSKAFGWAVRRPLWASDSGARWLHSLERSVKRPLLGCDTCGRCRLEDTLYICPETCPKGLANGPCGGTALNRCEFGDRECIHSVKYRTAKAVQQTAVLTERLIPCIEIQTRHRSSWPQWFDAQAPGRLSSQPTLRNPPESSPQAVHRQ, from the coding sequence ATGAGCCTGCTGAAATCGGCGCTGCGCGAAAAAACCTTCGTCTGCGTCATGGAGTTCGTGCCCAAGCCGTCGGCCGAACGCTTCGCTGCGATGGAGGCGATCATGGCCCGTGGGCACTTGTGCGGCTGGCCAATGACCGTAGCCATCGGCGACCGTGTCGGCAGCCCGCTGGACCTCTCGCCATTGGACGCCCTGCCCAGCTTCAGTAAACCCGTCCCTGCCCTGCCCCACTTTTCCGGCAAAGACCGTGAGCAACATGATCTGCTCGCGCAACTGAAAAGAATGGACGCCGCCGGTCTCGACCAATTGCTGCTACTGACCGGCGATCGCCTGCCAGGCCACCAGCCAGGCGAGCGCCCGGTGCGCTATCTGGAATCGGTCGCTGCACTGCAAATTGCTCGCAAGGCCTGCCCCCACTGGCTGCTGGGCGCTGCACTCAACCCATTCAAATACCGCGAGGAAGAAGGCGGTGCGCAGTATTTCAAGGCAGAGAAAAAGCTCGCTGCGGGCGCCGATTTCCTCACCCTGCAATTGGGCTTCGATGCCAGCAAGCATCAGGAGGCCATGCAGTGGATGGGGCGTCAGGCCGAGCCCAAGCCGCTACTGGCCTGCCTGATGAGCCTGAGCCATGGCCGTGCAGCGATGCTCGAGCATGTCGCCGGCGTTACCGTCTCACCGTCGATGCGCAACATGCTTGAGGCCGAAGCGGCCGTATCCAAAGCCTATGCCCAGGCACGCGGCCTTGATCGCCTGGCCCTGCAGATCATTGGCGTAAAGTTGATGGGGTATGCCGGGGTGCACCTTTCAGGTGTTCACGAGCTCAAGCAACTGCTCGCCCTGGAGGCGCGCATCGAGGACTGGCAAGCACGTGTCCATTCACAGGAACAGTGGGCAACGGCCTGGGCCGGGAGCTGGCAGATGCCAGGCCTGCCAGCGGTGACCTTTCACCCACCACAAGCAGACTGGCGACAAGGCCAGTCGAGGGTCAGCGCAACAGCCAGAGAGAAACTGCGTTATCACCTGCTGCATGGGTTTCACGCCCTGTTGTTCAGCCATAACAACTGGCTGAGCAAGGCCTTTGGCTGGGCCGTGCGCCGGCCGCTGTGGGCCAGCGACAGCGGCGCCCGCTGGCTGCACAGCCTGGAACGCAGCGTGAAGCGCCCGCTGCTGGGCTGCGACACCTGTGGCAGGTGCCGTCTGGAAGACACCTTGTACATTTGCCCCGAAACCTGCCCCAAGGGCCTGGCCAACGGCCCCTGTGGCGGTACTGCGCTGAACCGCTGTGAGTTCGGCGACCGCGAGTGCATCCACAGCGTCAAATACCGCACCGCCAAAGCCGTGCAACAGACCGCAGTGCTCACCGAGCGGCTGATCCCCTGCATCGAGATACAAACGCGTCACCGCAGTTCATGGCCGCAGTGGTTCGACGCCCAGGCACCTGGCCGGCTCAGCTCGCAGCCAACGCTTCGAAACCCGCCCGAATCTTCGCCTCAGGCAGTTCATCGGCAATGA